ACATCGGTGATGCTCGCTACATTTTTAACCCTGGGCCGTTTCCTTGAGGCAAAGGCAAAGGGAAAAACAAACGATGCCGTAAAAAAATTAATTGAACTTCGTCCAAAGACAGCATTTGTTAAAAGAAACGGCGAATTTGTTGAGGTCTCAGCAGATGAACTTTTGACAGACGAAGAAATTATGGTAAAGCCCGGAGGACGAGTGCCTGTTGACGGGCTTGTGATCTCAGGCGAAGGTTACATTGACGAATCTGCAATAACAGGCGAATCGCTCCCTGTTAGAAAATCAAAAGGAGACAGTGTAGTTGGAGGGACACTAAACACAGCAGACTCATTTGTATTCAGGTCAACAAAAGTCGGTCGTGAAACTGTCATATCTCAGATTATAAGACTTGTTGAGGAGACACAGCGGCAAAAACCGCCGGTGCAAAGACTTGCTGACACTGCTGTTTCATGGTTTATACCGGTAATACTTGCAATTGCATTAATTGCATCTTTTTCATGGTATTTTATCCTTGGAAGCAGTAGTCTTTTTGCACTTACTGTCTTTATCTCAATAATTGTAGTTGCATGCCCGTGTGCACTCGGACTTGCAACGCCAACAGCAGTTACAGTTGGAATTGGACGCGGAGCAGGCCTTGGAATTTTAATAAAGAACGGTGAGTCCCTTGAAGTTTCAAAAAAACTAAAGTGCATAATTTTTGACAAGACTGGAACTTTAACAGTTGGAAAACCGTTTGTGACCTCTGTTAAATCATATAAAACCTCCCATGATGAACTCTTAGCAATTGCGTCAGGTGTTGAGATATCATCTGAACATCCAATAGCAAAGGCGATTGTCAAAAAAGCAGAAGATGAAGGCATAAAACCATTGCCTCTTTTAAGCTTTAAGTCGTTTGCAGGCGGAGGTGTTTCTGCTGAATATGAGGGTAAAAAAGTTCTCATAGGAAATCAGGATTTTATTTTAAAAAGCGGTCTATTAATACCTGATAACATAAAAGATGAGCTTTCAGATTCCCAAAACTCAGGAGAAACTGCGGTTTTGGTTGCTCTTGATAGTGAAATAACAGGAATTATATCTATTTCAGATGTTTTAAAGAGAAGTGCTCCTGTTTGTGTTGAAGAGATTAAAAAAATGGGGCTTTCTGTTGCGATGGTAACAGGAGATAACGAAAAAACTGCCAGGCATATTGCACAAAAAGCAGGAATAAGCGATGTCTATGCAGGCGTTCTCCCGGATAAAAAAGCAGAGATTGTCAAAAGGATTCAGCAAACAACCGGCCCCTGTTCATTTGTCGGTGACGGAATAAATGATGCACCGGCGCTTGCAAAATCCGATGTAGGTATAGCCGTTGGAAGCGGAACGGAGATTGCCATTGAAAGTGCAGATATTGTTCTTATGCATGACAATCTTCTGGATGTACCGGCGGCAGTTCAGCTTTCAAAAAAGGTAATGGGCAGAATCAGGTTAAACCTGTTCTGGGCGTTTGCATACAACACTGCACTTGTTCCAATAGCCGCAGGAATTTTGTACCCGGGATTTGGAATTATATTCAGACCGGAATATGCAGGTTTTGCAATGATTTTGAGTTCAGTAACGGTAATATCTCTCTCACTGCTTCTAAAAACGTACACTCCACCGGCAATATCGAAAGAAAGCT
The genomic region above belongs to Methanomicrobium antiquum and contains:
- a CDS encoding heavy metal translocating P-type ATPase, with the translated sequence MNSENTSDKNFGDKKEINLKVSGMHCAMCAAGLEATLKKARGIYSASVDIASERADIFYNEDETDIRDIEKLINSAGYGIIKSEIKIKISGMHCAVCAEKTKNELLKIPGIISADINLIDNSAFITFIKENVKLLDIKAAIEKAGFEYMGTDEEVSTDSENQIFLKEQKERIKKIIIGLFISGVLIALMFFGQSLPLNFPVSYLMFIITTPVFLYLGYPIFKAAFKALLNHSLTMDVMYAMGIGVSYLSSVFGTFGIILTNDFMFYETSVMLATFLTLGRFLEAKAKGKTNDAVKKLIELRPKTAFVKRNGEFVEVSADELLTDEEIMVKPGGRVPVDGLVISGEGYIDESAITGESLPVRKSKGDSVVGGTLNTADSFVFRSTKVGRETVISQIIRLVEETQRQKPPVQRLADTAVSWFIPVILAIALIASFSWYFILGSSSLFALTVFISIIVVACPCALGLATPTAVTVGIGRGAGLGILIKNGESLEVSKKLKCIIFDKTGTLTVGKPFVTSVKSYKTSHDELLAIASGVEISSEHPIAKAIVKKAEDEGIKPLPLLSFKSFAGGGVSAEYEGKKVLIGNQDFILKSGLLIPDNIKDELSDSQNSGETAVLVALDSEITGIISISDVLKRSAPVCVEEIKKMGLSVAMVTGDNEKTARHIAQKAGISDVYAGVLPDKKAEIVKRIQQTTGPCSFVGDGINDAPALAKSDVGIAVGSGTEIAIESADIVLMHDNLLDVPAAVQLSKKVMGRIRLNLFWAFAYNTALVPIAAGILYPGFGIIFRPEYAGFAMILSSVTVISLSLLLKTYTPPAISKES